The sequence AACAAAGAGAGATTATCATTTACCTGGTTTATCTTTGCAATTCAACCAGAACcagaaaaaaatacatataatcaaatataaagaaaaaaaaacatttatcgtacctatataaagaaaaaaaaacacttaATTTCTTAAGACATCGCacgaaaaattatgaaaatttattgttttgatatatattcctTAATGTAATAAATAGAAGAGATGAATGTGTTAGGGACTAATGTCATTTATagaatcaataattttttttttattttgagtaaAGGAATCAATAATTTTAACGAAGTAATGTATTACTTGTAAACGAGAAAATTCACGGTatttaaaaacacaaaaactcttgtgagatggttttATGAATCattttcgtgggtcgaatctcttatttgggtcatccataaaaaattattactttttatgctaagagtattactttttattgtgaatatcggtaggattgacccgtctcacagataaaaattcataagaccgtctcacacaagagacttactcatttaaaaattatatacacaCTTTTTGTTCAGAAAGTCGAGATCAGCCTCTAAAATTAAATGTTTTCtgtaaatgatatttatttgaaaacttaataaaataaaagatgatttcattatatatattcattatagGTCTCACTGTctccacacacacacatatataacaatattattttttctttaaaaaaaagattgaccaatatcattaaaataaatattttaacatactaTCTTGtttaatacataaatatttacaataatactGTTCGAAAGACCCCACAAATAGCAAATGCCAGTTGTTTTGTCATTGTGGCGGACATTTCTCAGCACCGACAGTGGTTAAGCCTttcattaatattaaaattatattaaataaatcttacgaatatatatatattttttcaaaaagcCAAAAGGCCGACGCCATGAAGAAAACAGCATTAGGAGCTTATATTttagttgttttttttatgGGGTCCTTATTGTCGGCAACTGATTTTTTGATCATTAATTTAATTCTGTTGTAATATATAAAGTAAGATGTGAATAACATGATGTGATGATACCGATAATGACTCTATAATAATGATTAATGTGTATGTTTAAGCGTCACCATCTTGCATATAAATTTATCCAAGTCAATGGATGTTGTTGAAATTTGTTTTttgcatatatatttttttaaccatATGGTTGTTTTACATGCCCTTAGTTGGGCTATCATTTTTCaagataatatatattataaaaatattttccaacaCAAGGAAATAAAAGAATGTTTTTATGAATAAAGTTTAAACtcgtttcaaatttttattttttttttacaaacagtgttttcaatttgaatttatttatcttatttGATACTCAAGAGATAGGCTCGGCTCATTCTTGATAACCCATGAGAATTCAGGTCTAATATTCAGAGAATTTCGGAAGGTCGTCTTTTTGGTCAGAGTCTGTTTATCTAAATTCAATGGAAGGTCATCTGAGACTCATACCAGGCAAGCTCTCATATAATCAAAATCTTGTCGATCAGCAAGAAGTGGCCGACCTCTCATCATGGTCCGAGCCGATCTCTCAGAGTATATTATCGCATTAATTGAGAAGTTATCGACCGAACTTTCGAACCGAGCTCCAATAGAAATACGGTTATTAGACGGGCTCATGTCTCAAGGAGATCCCACTCATATATGTTAGTATGTAGCCCGCAAAAATAAACTTGTTTCAATTTTATCTAAGATTACGATAATCTAGAGTCCTACACGATCAGAatgttaagattgaaacttggacctaactcaaccccaaaaactagctcaagggGGAGGATTGTCTAAGTACATATATGCAACTATTAGGGATTTTATATAACCGATGTAAGACAACTAACACACATCTCTCATGCCCATGAATGAATATTTGGATAGCGAAGTATACAAATGACTCAATTATGGGCAGAACAAGTGTCCCAACTATGGGACATGCAACACATAACGGTAGAAcatgagctctgataccatgttaagattggaacttggacctaactcaatctCGAAAATTAGCTCAAAGGGTAGCTCAAGGGGAAAAGATtgttcaagtccatatataTTGTTAGGAACAATGGAATCTGGATATATCCACACtggtatgatattgtccactttgggtTTTAACCCTCATGGTTTTGCTTTTGGAACCACCCAAAAGGCCTCATATCAATAgagatatcattccatctttATTAACCCATAATCTTTCTCTAGATCTTTCAATGTGGGACTTTGGTTGCATCCCAACAATCTTCCCCTCAAACGAAGTTCCACTATTATTCTCATGGTCCGAGCCTCCCTCAAGCCTTATTCGTCCTCCAATCGAGGTTACTCCACTTCACTGCGTTGGAGCGCACGCCTTACATGAATACTGGGAGCATAAGCCACCTCGAGAGTTTAATCAAGGATTTTTACCGTGAGCCTCACCTCCTTCGTTTAGGTATCGAGGATTCTACCCACACGGCTCGATCTAGatcatggctctgataccacttgttaggaacAATGGAATCCGAATATCTCCACACTGatatgatattgtccactttgggtTTTAACCCTCATGGTTTTGCTTTTGGAACCACCCAAAATGCCTCATATCAATAgagatatcattccatctttATTAACCCATGATCTTTCTCTAGATCTTCTAATGTGGGACTTTGGTTGCATCCCAACATATATAACTCTCAGTAATTTTATCTAAGCGACGTGAACTTTGATTGCATCCCAACATATATATAACTCCCAGTAATTTTATCAGAGCGACGTAGAACAAAGACTCGGTAAGAAAGAATCCTGTCTTAAATAACAGAACTCTACGAAATTTTGGTGGACTTTATTAAAGTGCGTAGTTAGTAAAACTCTTCTTAAACAAGCTCTGCCACCGCGTGGCTTTCCTCTCTCTCCCACAGTTCCATTGCAGATCTTGAAGGGCAGAGTTGAATCAAGAAACTCTGCAGTTTGAAGAAATGGAACTATACCCCAGATCTCTCAAACACCCCAAAATTTTGCTGTTCTTATTCATCTCTTGTTTCTGCTTTACTTCCACAGGTAATATCTGTTTCACGATTATGATTTTGTTTGTTTATGATTGGTTTTGACAATGGATTGGTtttgtgagttctggttagtaCGAGGACTTCAGTTAACTGTTTGTTTTGTTGAAAGATTAAGGTTTTAACTTGGGATTGgatttattttcaagaaattctAATGTTTGACTATGGAATGCATCATCATTTTTCTCGTTTGTGGGTTTGGAAGGTTGTTCTGGTTGGATCGAATTGCATCAAGAACGAGTGATCTTGCTTTGGAGTGAAAAAATTGAGGTGGAAAATGTGGATCTTGAGTTCGAGATTCAAGTGATATCTTATCCTAGATTCATGATGATTTATTCATAAGAGTTTGAATGTTATGAACTTGTAAACTTTTAATCTTGCGGGCTTTTTAGACATTAGTGATCAGTCAGTTGTTGAAAATGTGTAAGTCATTATCCTCGAAACTGTGAATATGATAAGTTACTGCCTTCAAATTCTGATTCTTTAATGAGTTTATCAAGCTATTTTACTGCATTCGATTGTTAAATTGTTTGTTTATTCTTGCTTCCTGTCAGAAGCCTACGATTCACTGGATCCTAATGGAAATATCACCATAAAGTGGGATGTTATCAGTTGGACGCCTGATGGCTACGTGGTGAGTTAGAAGTCCCTTTGTTTACCGTGTTCCGCTTTTGATATTCTCGCAgaaaatcgattttttttttgtagctTTTTGTTGCGATTTAACATCAATAATATTTCTTGTCACTGTTGTTTGATTTGCTAAGTGCTAAAATTCAACAGGCGGTTGTAACAATGTTCAATTTCCAACAATATCGTCACATTCAAGCCCCGGGATGGACTTTGGGATGGACTTGGGCGAAAAAAGAGGTGATATGGAGCATGATGGGAGGTCAAGCCACCGAGCAAGGGGATTGTTCAAAGTACAAAGGAAACGTTCCGCATTGCTGTAAGAAAGATCCGACGATTGTCGATTTATTGCCCGGAACACCTTACAATCAACAGATAGCAAATTGTTGTAAAGGGGGTGTTATTAATTCGTGGGTGCAAGATCCGACTAATGCTGCAAGCTCATTTCAAGTTAGTGTTGGTGCTGCCGGAACCACCAATAAAACTGTCAGGGTGCCCAAAAACTTCACTTTGAAAGCACCAGGTCCTGGCTACACGTGTGGACCTGCGAAAATTGTGAAGCCTACTAAGTATGTCACAGCAGATGGGAGAAGAGTGACACAAGCAATGAGTGAGTCGTTTTCTGTAAAATGAAACTGATTCTGAATCAAAGAATTCGTAAAATTTAGAGGGattgaaatataattataaaaaattaaaatttgatgcaCTTGTAATGTTTGTCTTTTCTTGGAATTATTGATCATGGTTATCTTTTTGTGCAGTGACCTGGAATGTAACATGCACGTATTCCCAGTTTCTTGCTCAAAAAACTCCCACTTGCTGTGTCTCACTCTCTTCTTTTTACAACGACACAATTGTTCCTTGCCCAACTTGTACTTGTGGAtgccaaaataacatcactCAACCTGGAAGCTGTGTTGAGTAAGTTTGCCTCCTTTTTCTCTTCTGTCTTTTTCGTTATTGTTTTTTATTCTGACTTTGTGGGTTTCTGCCTTTGATTGTTATAGTCCAGAATCGCCATACCTTGCTTCAGTTGTTTCAGATCGTGCAAAGACCAACGCATATGCACCTCTAGTCCAATGCACGAGTCACATGTGTCCTATTCGCATCCACTGGCACGTAAAACTAAACTACAAGGACTATTGGCGCGTCAAAGTTACAATAACAAATTTCAATTACCGAATGAACTATACTCTATGGAACTTAGTTGTCCAGCATCCCAACTTCGACAATCTGACACAGATATTCAGCTTCAACTACAAGCCAATAACGCCGTACCAAAGTATAAGTAAGTTTTGTCAAAAGTTTTGAGGCATGTCTTTCACTCTTGCCCCTTACATTGTGAATCTGTTGTGGTAGCAACAACTGTTCTTTACTATCCTGTGAGGCCCTTGTGCTAGACTGATGAAACGTgctattatatgatttataacgAGCTGCATCTCTATCTGTCCATAGAGATAGCTTTTGGTTCGACAGTAAGTGTTCGATATTGTGATTGGTCGATTGAAATGTGCCATGTGAGCGTGACGGTATGGTTTGACAAGATGAGAAATTTTCGGTTCTGCAGATCCAAAAGCTTATCTTGACCTCTAAACATAATGTTTCCCTTTTTGGACAGACGATACTGCAATGTTATGGGGCATCAAGTTTTACAACGATTTGCTCATGCAAGCGGGGCCTCTAGGAAATGCGCAGTCGGAGCTTCTATTCCGTAAGGATATGTCCACCTTCTCTTTCGACAAGGGCTGGGCTTTTCCCAGAAGAGTTTACTTCAACGGTGATAACTGTGTGATGCCACCTCCGGACGAGTACCCATATCTTCCGAGCACCAGTTTACGTCAAAACACACCCTTTATAATGTTGATAATAACTCTCATTGCATCTGTGATGTTCCTATTTGAACGCAACTAAGAAGTCATCCACCTCATAATACCAGAATCGGGTAACGATCAAATCGAAAAACTCATACATCTTTTCACGTATACGTACGTGTGACCTTGAAATGTTTCTCCAAGCTATAATTCTTTGAGAGTTCTTTGCCCATACTTTTTGTTGTAGCCTGTACGACTTGCTATAATACTTTTTCTCTATATAATTTATTGTTGTTCATAGTTTTTTTAGTAGGAGTTGTGATGAAAATAAGAACAGCTTGATTGATGCCAATTGAAT comes from Primulina huaijiensis isolate GDHJ02 chromosome 2, ASM1229523v2, whole genome shotgun sequence and encodes:
- the LOC140970818 gene encoding protein COBRA-like isoform X1, with protein sequence MELYPRSLKHPKILLFLFISCFCFTSTEAYDSLDPNGNITIKWDVISWTPDGYVAVVTMFNFQQYRHIQAPGWTLGWTWAKKEVIWSMMGGQATEQGDCSKYKGNVPHCCKKDPTIVDLLPGTPYNQQIANCCKGGVINSWVQDPTNAASSFQVSVGAAGTTNKTVRVPKNFTLKAPGPGYTCGPAKIVKPTKYVTADGRRVTQAMMTWNVTCTYSQFLAQKTPTCCVSLSSFYNDTIVPCPTCTCGCQNNITQPGSCVDPESPYLASVVSDRAKTNAYAPLVQCTSHMCPIRIHWHVKLNYKDYWRVKVTITNFNYRMNYTLWNLVVQHPNFDNLTQIFSFNYKPITPYQSINDTAMLWGIKFYNDLLMQAGPLGNAQSELLFRKDMSTFSFDKGWAFPRRVYFNGDNCVMPPPDEYPYLPSTSLRQNTPFIMLIITLIASVMFLFERN
- the LOC140970818 gene encoding protein COBRA-like isoform X2; its protein translation is MELYPRSLKHPKILLFLFISCFCFTSTAYDSLDPNGNITIKWDVISWTPDGYVAVVTMFNFQQYRHIQAPGWTLGWTWAKKEVIWSMMGGQATEQGDCSKYKGNVPHCCKKDPTIVDLLPGTPYNQQIANCCKGGVINSWVQDPTNAASSFQVSVGAAGTTNKTVRVPKNFTLKAPGPGYTCGPAKIVKPTKYVTADGRRVTQAMMTWNVTCTYSQFLAQKTPTCCVSLSSFYNDTIVPCPTCTCGCQNNITQPGSCVDPESPYLASVVSDRAKTNAYAPLVQCTSHMCPIRIHWHVKLNYKDYWRVKVTITNFNYRMNYTLWNLVVQHPNFDNLTQIFSFNYKPITPYQSINDTAMLWGIKFYNDLLMQAGPLGNAQSELLFRKDMSTFSFDKGWAFPRRVYFNGDNCVMPPPDEYPYLPSTSLRQNTPFIMLIITLIASVMFLFERN